From Draconibacterium halophilum, one genomic window encodes:
- a CDS encoding FecR family protein, producing the protein MTKKDNTYELIVKKLTEEIDANEERTLINELGKHKSTARNYSILNTFWKKYFPKTKKHSIIQQTEKKLGFTYQESPKINNWKWIGIAASVLLIVSMAFSINYMIEKKQAPTLNQYSCKAKEIKTVTLSDGTKVWLNSSSLLIASEPFIGDKREVTLFGEAYFEVAPDAEKPFIIETSNLKTKVLGTHFNVVAYPTDNIHEISLYEGKVQLNPNTNNNTAILNPGDRAYYNTSTGKMRLLHTDLGKPAQWRDGILRFYDEDLFSISKKLERHFETRIFVSDSVTGKMKYSGEFEEESLDRILELLSVAKEFDYKVNNNGIIIESKKVGHDQK; encoded by the coding sequence ATGACGAAGAAAGATAATACCTACGAGCTCATTGTTAAGAAACTAACAGAGGAGATAGATGCGAATGAAGAGCGGACTCTCATCAATGAGCTGGGCAAACATAAATCTACTGCACGAAATTATTCCATCCTAAATACCTTCTGGAAGAAGTATTTCCCAAAAACAAAAAAGCACTCTATAATACAGCAAACTGAAAAAAAGCTTGGATTCACATATCAGGAAAGTCCGAAAATTAATAACTGGAAATGGATCGGAATTGCAGCTTCTGTATTATTAATAGTATCAATGGCCTTTTCTATTAACTATATGATAGAAAAAAAGCAGGCCCCAACATTAAACCAGTACAGTTGCAAAGCCAAAGAAATTAAGACTGTAACCTTAAGCGATGGAACAAAAGTGTGGTTAAACTCCTCATCGTTGTTAATTGCCAGCGAACCATTTATTGGCGATAAAAGAGAAGTGACACTGTTTGGCGAAGCTTATTTTGAAGTTGCCCCAGATGCCGAAAAGCCTTTTATTATTGAAACCTCGAACCTTAAAACAAAAGTATTGGGAACCCATTTTAACGTGGTAGCCTACCCTACCGACAACATTCATGAGATTTCTTTATACGAAGGCAAGGTTCAGCTAAATCCGAATACGAATAACAATACTGCCATTTTAAATCCGGGCGATCGTGCTTATTACAACACCAGCACCGGAAAAATGAGACTATTGCATACAGACCTGGGAAAACCGGCACAATGGCGTGATGGAATATTGCGGTTTTATGATGAAGATTTGTTTAGTATTTCGAAAAAACTGGAGCGCCATTTTGAAACCCGGATTTTTGTTAGCGACTCAGTTACCGGAAAGATGAAATATTCGGGAGAGTTTGAAGAAGAATCGCTGGATCGCATTTTGGAATTACTGAGTGTTGCCAAAGAATTTGATTATAAAGTAAATAATAACGGAATAATTATAGAATCAAAAAAAGTAGGACACGATCAGAAATGA
- the murQ gene encoding N-acetylmuramic acid 6-phosphate etherase — translation MRVTESSSLYNNLDQMSVNELLTGINNEDAKIHIAVQKEIPQIEKLVTQLVDRIKAGGRLFYLGAGTSGRLGILDASEIPPTYGMPDGVVIGLIAGGDRAIRKAVEEAEDNIHGGWEDLQKFQVNDKDTIVGIAASGGTPYVIGALQDGNANGLLTSCITCNPNSEIAKVAKIAIEPIVGPEFVTGSTRMKAGTAQKLVLNMITTSLMIKLGRVKGNKMVDMQLTNKKLVERGSKMIVDELGIEFEEAKRLLLLHGSVRAVLDNYKK, via the coding sequence ATGAGGGTTACAGAATCATCATCACTATACAACAACCTCGACCAAATGTCGGTTAACGAATTGCTGACTGGAATAAACAACGAGGATGCTAAAATTCATATTGCCGTACAAAAGGAAATTCCACAGATTGAAAAATTAGTCACTCAACTTGTTGACCGAATTAAAGCCGGTGGTCGTTTATTCTATTTAGGCGCCGGCACCAGCGGGCGTTTGGGAATTCTCGACGCATCGGAAATTCCGCCAACTTACGGCATGCCCGATGGTGTTGTAATTGGACTAATTGCCGGTGGCGATCGTGCCATCCGAAAAGCTGTTGAAGAGGCAGAAGACAATATCCATGGTGGTTGGGAAGACCTGCAAAAATTCCAGGTAAATGATAAGGACACTATTGTTGGAATTGCTGCATCGGGCGGAACACCTTACGTTATTGGAGCACTACAAGATGGTAATGCCAACGGCTTGCTGACATCTTGTATAACCTGTAATCCAAACTCTGAAATTGCAAAAGTGGCGAAGATCGCGATTGAACCAATTGTAGGCCCTGAATTCGTAACCGGAAGCACGAGAATGAAAGCCGGAACTGCCCAAAAGTTGGTATTGAACATGATTACAACTTCGCTGATGATTAAACTGGGACGCGTAAAAGGCAACAAAATGGTAGACATGCAGCTTACCAATAAAAAACTGGTTGAGCGGGGATCGAAAATGATTGTTGATGAATTGGGTATTGAATTTGAGGAAGCTAAACGTCTTTTACTGCTACACGGATCAGTCCGTGCCGTATTGGATAATTATAAGAAATAA
- a CDS encoding dipeptide epimerase: protein MQLRFKPFELQLKHTFTLATSSRTTTPVMLVELEHDGLVGYGEASMPPYLGESHETVARFLNKVDLSGFNDPFRMDEILQYVDCTEPGNRAAKASIDIALHDLVGKMIGQPWYKIWGLKIEDTPYTTFTIGIDTREMVIEKTKEAAAFKMLKVKMGRDNDKELIETIRSVTDVPLCVDVNQGWKDKHQALDMIHWMNEKGIVFVEQPMPKEQLEDMAWLTANSPLPTIADEAFQRIHDIPKFKDVYSGINIKLMKSTGMREAKKMVDVARALGMNVMIGCMTETSCAISAASQLSPLCDWADLDGALLISNDIFDGMKVIDGKVTLNDLPGIGVVKI from the coding sequence ATGCAATTACGATTTAAACCTTTTGAACTTCAGTTAAAACACACGTTTACGCTGGCTACCAGTTCGCGCACAACTACGCCTGTAATGTTGGTGGAGTTGGAACACGACGGACTGGTTGGATATGGCGAAGCTTCAATGCCTCCTTATTTGGGCGAATCGCACGAAACAGTTGCGCGCTTTTTAAATAAGGTTGATCTGTCGGGTTTTAACGATCCGTTTCGTATGGATGAAATCCTTCAATATGTAGATTGCACTGAGCCGGGAAACAGAGCAGCTAAAGCTAGTATTGATATCGCTTTACACGATTTGGTGGGGAAAATGATTGGGCAGCCCTGGTATAAAATATGGGGATTGAAAATTGAAGATACGCCATATACAACATTTACAATTGGTATTGACACCCGGGAAATGGTGATTGAAAAAACCAAAGAAGCTGCAGCGTTTAAAATGCTGAAAGTGAAAATGGGGCGCGATAACGATAAGGAGCTGATTGAAACTATTCGGTCGGTTACTGATGTTCCGTTATGTGTTGATGTAAATCAGGGATGGAAAGACAAGCATCAAGCTCTCGACATGATACACTGGATGAATGAGAAAGGAATTGTTTTTGTGGAGCAACCCATGCCAAAAGAACAGCTCGAAGATATGGCCTGGCTAACGGCCAATAGTCCGCTGCCAACCATTGCCGACGAAGCCTTCCAGCGTATACACGATATACCGAAATTTAAAGACGTTTACTCAGGAATAAACATTAAACTGATGAAAAGTACCGGTATGCGCGAAGCCAAAAAAATGGTAGACGTGGCGCGTGCGCTTGGTATGAATGTAATGATTGGATGCATGACTGAAACCTCGTGTGCAATATCGGCAGCTTCGCAACTATCGCCGCTTTGTGATTGGGCCGATCTCGACGGTGCACTACTGATTTCCAACGATATTTTTGATGGAATGAAAGTGATTGACGGAAAAGTCACTTTGAATGATCTCCCGGGAATTGGAGTGGTAAAGATTTAA
- a CDS encoding C40 family peptidase has protein sequence MKFIQIIFLLFIVMASCTQQQSSEIEQQVDQLIDQQIKDKRLAYCNVEVSDKDGQPAITGATVSKATFDALYTFATEKGVDFSVELLPSEDFKENKWAIVTLSVCNIRGNSRHSAEMLTQAVMGTPVKVYRKKGGWYLIQTPDRYFGWVDGAGIALKTNEELADWKAFKKVLYKQQYGFAYVKPNENSSIVCDLALDNLLSVVDETNGFYKTELADGRDAFVKIDECIGLDIWYNKSVAASDVLTTAKKFMGVPYLWGGTSAKMVDCSGFVKSAYYYYGIILQRDASQQTLYGELVDTEDSYEALEAGDLVFFGRKASGDQRERVTHVGLCLGDQEFIHASGKVRVNSLDRNSEKYTEHYEKGFVRARRVLENIDGNGIEWVVDNPFFKQILPE, from the coding sequence ATGAAATTTATACAAATCATTTTTCTATTATTTATAGTTATGGCGTCTTGTACACAGCAACAATCTTCCGAAATTGAACAGCAAGTTGATCAATTGATCGATCAGCAAATTAAAGATAAACGTTTAGCTTACTGTAATGTAGAAGTATCAGACAAAGATGGTCAGCCCGCCATTACCGGGGCCACTGTTTCGAAAGCGACGTTTGATGCATTGTATACTTTTGCAACAGAGAAAGGCGTTGATTTTAGTGTTGAACTGCTGCCGAGTGAAGATTTTAAAGAAAATAAGTGGGCAATTGTTACGCTTTCGGTTTGTAATATCAGAGGTAACTCAAGACATTCGGCCGAGATGTTGACTCAGGCCGTGATGGGAACACCGGTAAAAGTGTACCGGAAAAAAGGTGGCTGGTATTTAATTCAAACTCCCGATCGCTATTTTGGCTGGGTTGATGGTGCCGGAATTGCATTGAAAACGAATGAAGAACTGGCTGACTGGAAAGCATTTAAAAAAGTACTTTACAAACAACAATACGGTTTTGCATATGTAAAACCAAACGAGAATTCGAGTATTGTATGCGATTTGGCTTTGGATAACCTGCTGAGTGTTGTTGATGAAACAAATGGATTTTACAAAACTGAATTGGCTGATGGACGCGATGCGTTTGTAAAAATAGATGAATGTATCGGACTTGATATTTGGTACAACAAAAGTGTTGCTGCAAGTGATGTTTTGACGACTGCCAAAAAATTTATGGGCGTTCCGTATTTGTGGGGCGGCACCTCGGCAAAAATGGTTGATTGCAGTGGCTTTGTGAAATCGGCTTACTATTATTATGGAATAATTTTGCAACGCGATGCTTCGCAACAAACTCTATATGGCGAGTTGGTTGATACAGAGGACAGTTACGAAGCTTTGGAAGCCGGTGACCTCGTGTTTTTTGGTAGAAAAGCAAGCGGAGATCAACGCGAAAGAGTGACACATGTTGGTTTGTGTTTGGGCGATCAGGAGTTTATTCATGCTTCAGGAAAGGTGCGAGTGAATAGTTTAGATCGCAATAGCGAAAAATACACGGAACATTACGAAAAAGGTTTTGTCCGTGCCCGACGAGTTTTGGAAAACATCGACGGAAATGGAATTGAATGGGTGGTTGATAACCCGTTTTTTAAGCAGATTTTACCTGAATAA
- a CDS encoding RNA polymerase sigma factor — protein sequence MLNDQKTKTLIADGNTGRFQLLMELTSDELLHYALSFVRNQEIAEELVSDVYVKIWLKRSELPNIQNIRSYLFIAVKNSCLSHLRKMKNEKIVFIDEYSDFLFHAVESNDDETLEKDLLKKIHTAIDELPPKCKEAFSLAKINGFKHREIAQIMSISEKTVNNHLVTALKKITESLGIEKKAKTSPLKRASLFTFTW from the coding sequence ATGCTAAACGACCAAAAAACTAAGACGTTAATTGCTGATGGCAATACTGGACGCTTTCAGTTGCTAATGGAGCTTACTTCTGATGAATTACTTCATTATGCATTAAGTTTTGTACGCAATCAGGAAATTGCAGAAGAACTGGTCAGTGATGTTTATGTGAAAATATGGCTAAAGAGATCTGAACTTCCCAACATTCAAAATATAAGATCCTACCTTTTTATTGCCGTTAAGAATAGTTGCTTGTCGCATCTCCGGAAAATGAAAAACGAAAAAATTGTATTCATCGATGAGTACAGCGATTTTTTATTTCATGCCGTAGAAAGTAACGACGATGAGACATTGGAAAAAGACTTGTTAAAAAAAATACATACAGCTATTGATGAACTCCCTCCAAAATGCAAAGAAGCATTTTCTCTTGCAAAGATTAATGGATTCAAACACCGCGAAATTGCTCAAATAATGAGCATCTCCGAAAAAACAGTAAACAATCACCTGGTTACGGCTCTCAAAAAAATAACAGAATCTCTTGGCATTGAAAAGAAAGCTAAAACCTCACCGCTAAAAAGAGCCAGTTTATTCACCTTCACCTGGTAA
- a CDS encoding FadR/GntR family transcriptional regulator yields MDEVFRKIGSKLTLSQKIERRMEAAIREKKLPVGSRLPTERELCESFGVSRTALREALRRLSARGLIEITKGSGMTVTGLKIDDAIENLNLYYDMQFDHNLIAQIIEVRRLFEPEIASLAAKQRTQNDLSDIQENIEAFKGCDPDNIQMEADLDNKFHLLIAKATHNPIVQISMEPIYSLLPRMRNLIYANVEGEKDITLEYHLKIFDVINKQKREEAAELMKVHLHRTMEIYQKYLHSSI; encoded by the coding sequence ATGGATGAAGTCTTTAGAAAAATCGGGAGTAAGTTAACGCTGAGTCAGAAAATTGAACGGAGAATGGAAGCTGCTATTCGGGAAAAAAAGTTACCTGTAGGATCGCGATTACCAACCGAAAGAGAGCTATGTGAATCGTTTGGTGTTAGCCGAACGGCTTTGCGCGAGGCACTGCGTCGGTTAAGTGCGCGTGGTTTAATTGAAATTACAAAAGGTAGCGGAATGACGGTTACCGGATTGAAGATTGATGATGCCATTGAGAATCTGAATTTGTATTACGATATGCAGTTCGATCATAACCTGATTGCACAAATAATTGAGGTGCGCCGATTGTTTGAGCCCGAAATTGCAAGTCTCGCTGCCAAGCAGCGTACACAAAACGATTTAAGCGATATTCAGGAAAATATTGAAGCATTTAAAGGATGTGATCCGGATAATATTCAAATGGAAGCCGACCTGGACAACAAGTTTCATTTGTTGATTGCCAAGGCTACACATAATCCGATTGTACAAATTTCGATGGAACCCATTTATTCGTTGTTGCCACGCATGCGAAACCTTATTTATGCCAATGTGGAGGGCGAAAAAGATATCACGCTCGAATACCACCTGAAGATTTTTGATGTGATAAATAAACAAAAACGAGAAGAGGCCGCTGAACTCATGAAAGTTCATCTGCACCGGACCATGGAGATTTATCAGAAATACCTTCACAGCTCTATTTAG
- a CDS encoding transglutaminase-like domain-containing protein, translating into MFDFKKYLEEGKFSEAKDLLKEKLVEDSENEKFQIQLETISRLRKEFPYTRADVKERLSEYYPNLTAEELDKWEEEKQLEMRVIDGEKRYFSRAVSNFFRLNEAAGKIKDAKNGKAYDGVEDFQQTVIPQWFEKGIEPQKPFNKQQIKVNYSITLDANAVPAGEVVKCWLPYPRTGSKRLPQVEFMEASQGDYSIAPNETLQRTVYMEKIAEQDEETVFQISYLFETAAQWFNIKPDDVQPYNKSSELYKNYTAERLPHIVFTDEIKALAKSIVGDATNPVKQVKLIYYWINDNIPWAGALEYSTMSCIPCYVLENMHGDCGMQTFLFLSMARSLGIPAKWQSGWYLLPQTKNLHDWAEVYYEGVGWVPVDPSFKLIDSEDKRVKEFYLNGLDCYRLIVNDDFARELVPPKKYYRSEPFDFQRGELEWQGGNLYFDTWSYHLDFEYLPTPES; encoded by the coding sequence GTGTTCGATTTCAAAAAATATTTGGAGGAAGGAAAATTCAGTGAGGCCAAAGATCTGTTAAAAGAGAAACTTGTGGAGGATTCAGAGAATGAGAAATTTCAGATTCAACTGGAGACTATTAGTCGCCTGCGCAAAGAATTTCCGTACACGCGTGCCGATGTTAAAGAACGGCTGAGTGAATACTACCCAAATTTAACAGCCGAAGAATTGGATAAATGGGAAGAGGAAAAGCAGTTGGAAATGCGCGTTATCGACGGAGAAAAACGATATTTCTCAAGAGCTGTAAGTAATTTTTTTCGTTTAAATGAAGCGGCCGGAAAGATTAAAGACGCAAAAAATGGGAAGGCGTATGATGGTGTTGAGGATTTTCAGCAAACCGTTATTCCGCAGTGGTTTGAGAAAGGAATTGAGCCGCAAAAACCATTTAATAAACAACAAATAAAAGTAAACTATTCCATTACGTTAGATGCCAATGCGGTTCCGGCAGGTGAAGTTGTTAAATGTTGGTTGCCCTATCCGCGAACAGGATCGAAACGTTTACCTCAGGTCGAATTTATGGAAGCCAGTCAGGGAGATTATAGTATTGCTCCGAACGAAACTTTACAGCGAACAGTGTACATGGAGAAAATAGCTGAGCAAGATGAGGAAACGGTTTTTCAAATTTCCTACCTATTTGAAACGGCAGCACAGTGGTTTAATATAAAACCTGACGATGTGCAGCCTTACAACAAGTCGTCGGAGTTGTACAAAAATTATACGGCCGAACGTTTGCCACATATTGTTTTTACTGATGAGATTAAGGCATTGGCGAAAAGTATTGTTGGTGATGCTACAAATCCGGTAAAACAAGTTAAACTTATTTATTATTGGATAAACGATAATATCCCGTGGGCCGGCGCACTCGAATATTCAACCATGTCATGTATTCCGTGTTATGTACTTGAAAATATGCATGGCGATTGCGGTATGCAAACCTTTTTGTTTTTGAGTATGGCGCGCAGTCTTGGTATTCCTGCCAAATGGCAAAGCGGCTGGTATTTGTTGCCGCAAACCAAAAATCTGCACGATTGGGCCGAGGTGTATTACGAAGGTGTTGGCTGGGTGCCGGTTGATCCATCTTTTAAACTTATCGATTCGGAAGACAAGAGAGTAAAGGAGTTTTACCTGAACGGACTGGATTGCTACCGCCTGATAGTGAACGATGATTTTGCCCGCGAATTGGTTCCTCCTAAAAAGTATTATCGAAGCGAACCTTTTGATTTTCAGCGCGGCGAGTTGGAATGGCAAGGAGGAAATCTGTATTTCGATACCTGGAGTTATCATCTTGATTTCGAATATTTGCCAACACCCGAAAGCTAA
- a CDS encoding alpha-L-fucosidase yields the protein MKKSGVTFLLLILSVLLSAQDPNSQVLNLNKPERVEWFRDLGFGMFIHFSFDSQLGIVISHSMVGASEDFQNRYLNELPKTFNPKDFDAKEIASLAKLAGMKYIVFTTKHHSGFCMWNTETTDFNISNTPYKTDLVEEYVEATRDAGLAVGFYFSPEDFNFLHENGLEVRRTNINDIPPHIMDKYLELNELQTIELMAKYGDIDILFYDGGEGPLVEKCKQVAWELHPDVVVTRGAMNTPEQTVPGTTLSEPWEGCLTMGSQWAYKPANEKYKSGTRLLEILIETRAKGGNQLLNIGPKPNGEIPEDQENRLREIAAWNFVNGEAIHATKPWVIPNEGNTWFTWKPEEKTLYAILTRQPEWARGERREFVLRSVNSTENTSVEVLGQSGKLVEYMPETDAQTYFEQKEDGLHISCARAQRLYNNHKWNYPIVLKITKAQPAFNPPIVVTEKAEIIQTGGNTYIQFKGKIIEKGDEEGLKVCFQYRPQPDFTEKLTSDEWTETKYLEIEDNIFMFSIPVKNKNITYQYRTVAKHSKANVYGNYRTITTK from the coding sequence ATGAAAAAATCGGGCGTTACATTTTTACTACTTATACTTTCTGTTTTATTATCGGCACAAGATCCTAACAGTCAGGTTTTAAACTTAAATAAACCCGAACGCGTTGAATGGTTTCGAGATCTGGGTTTTGGCATGTTCATCCACTTTAGTTTCGACAGCCAACTTGGCATTGTAATCAGCCATTCGATGGTTGGTGCTTCTGAAGATTTCCAGAATCGATATCTTAATGAATTGCCAAAAACTTTCAATCCTAAAGATTTTGATGCTAAAGAAATTGCCAGTTTGGCCAAACTTGCCGGAATGAAATACATTGTGTTCACTACAAAGCACCACTCCGGGTTTTGCATGTGGAATACGGAAACAACCGATTTTAATATTTCCAACACACCATACAAAACTGATCTGGTAGAAGAATATGTTGAAGCAACACGCGATGCTGGGCTGGCAGTGGGATTTTATTTTTCGCCTGAGGATTTCAATTTTTTACATGAAAACGGGCTTGAAGTGCGCCGAACAAACATTAACGATATTCCACCGCACATTATGGATAAGTACCTGGAGTTAAACGAACTTCAAACCATTGAATTAATGGCAAAATACGGCGATATCGACATACTGTTTTACGACGGAGGCGAAGGACCGTTGGTTGAAAAATGCAAACAAGTAGCGTGGGAACTTCACCCCGATGTTGTTGTTACACGCGGAGCAATGAATACGCCGGAACAAACGGTGCCCGGAACCACGCTAAGCGAACCCTGGGAAGGATGCTTAACCATGGGCTCGCAATGGGCGTACAAACCGGCCAACGAAAAATATAAGTCGGGCACGCGTTTGTTGGAAATATTAATTGAAACACGCGCAAAAGGTGGTAATCAGTTACTGAATATCGGGCCAAAACCCAATGGAGAAATTCCGGAAGACCAGGAAAACAGGCTACGAGAAATTGCTGCATGGAACTTTGTGAATGGCGAAGCAATTCATGCCACCAAACCGTGGGTCATTCCAAACGAAGGCAACACCTGGTTTACCTGGAAACCGGAAGAAAAAACCCTATACGCCATTTTAACCCGCCAGCCGGAATGGGCTCGAGGCGAACGACGCGAATTTGTTTTACGATCGGTAAACAGTACTGAAAATACTTCGGTAGAAGTTTTGGGGCAATCGGGCAAGCTTGTGGAATACATGCCTGAAACCGATGCACAAACCTATTTCGAACAAAAAGAAGATGGCTTGCATATCTCATGTGCGCGTGCACAGCGCCTTTATAACAATCATAAATGGAACTACCCCATTGTTCTAAAAATTACAAAAGCTCAACCTGCGTTCAATCCGCCCATTGTAGTAACCGAAAAAGCCGAAATTATTCAGACCGGAGGAAATACCTACATACAATTTAAGGGTAAAATTATTGAAAAAGGAGACGAGGAAGGCCTAAAAGTATGTTTCCAATATCGGCCACAACCCGACTTTACCGAGAAGCTAACTTCTGACGAATGGACCGAAACAAAATATCTGGAAATTGAGGATAATATTTTTATGTTCAGCATTCCCGTAAAAAATAAAAATATTACCTACCAGTACCGAACGGTTGCAAAACACTCAAAAGCCAACGTATATGGCAACTACAGAACAATAACAACAAAATGA